One Fusarium falciforme chromosome 1, complete sequence genomic window carries:
- a CDS encoding Putative D-xylulose reductase A, translating to MASNLSFVLNKPGDVTFEERPKPTLEDPHDVIVAINYTGICGSDVHYWVHGSIGKFVVTDPMVLGHESAGTIVEVGEKVKTLKVGDRVALEPGYPCRRCTNCLAGKYNLCPDMVFAATPPYHGTLTGYWRAPADFCFKLPENVSQQEGALIEPLAVGVHIVKQAKVKPGDSVVIMGAGPVGLLCAAVARAYGASKIVSVDIVQSKLDFAKDFAATHIYASQRISPEENAKNILELADLPEGADIVIDASGAEPSIQASIHVLKVGGSYVQGGMGKSDITFPIMAMCIKEATVSGSFRYGPGDYPLAIQLVATGKVDVKKLVTGIVDFQQAEEAFKKVKEGEAIKVLIKGPNEE from the exons ATGGCCAGC AACCTGTCCTTCGTCCTTAACAAGCCCGGCGACGTCACCTTCGAGGAGCGCCCCAAGCCCACCCTCGAGGATCCCCACGAtgtcatcgtcgccatcaacTACACTGGTATCTGTGGCTCCGACGTCCACTACTGGGTCCATGGCTCCATTGGCAAGTTCGTCGTCACAGACCCCATGGTCCTGGGCCACGAGTCGGCCGGTACCAtcgtcgaggtcggcgaGAAGGTGAAGACCCTCAAGGTCGGCGACCGCGTCGCTCTCGAGCCCGGATACCCTTGCCGCCGCTGCACCAACTGCCTCGCTGGCAAGTACAACCTCTGCCCCGACATGGTCTTTGCCGCCACCCCTCCCTACCACGGCACCCTCACCGGCTACTGGCGCGCCCCGGCCGACTTCTGCTTCAAGCTGCCTGAGAACGTCTCCCAGCAGGAGGGTGCCCTGATTGAGCCCCTCGCCGTTGGTGTCCACATCGTCAAGcaggccaaggtcaagcccGGTGACTCTGTCGTCATCATGGGTGCCGGTCCCGTCGGTCTCCTTTGCGCCGCCGTCGCCCGCGCCTACGGTGCCTCCAAGATTGTCAGCGTCGACATTGTCCAGTCCAAGCTTGACTTTGCCAAGGATTTTGCTGCTACCCACATCTATGCCTCGCAGCGCATCTCCCCCGAGGAGAACGCCAAGAACATCCTTGAGCTCGCCGACCTTCCTGAGGGTGCCGATATCGTCATTGACGCCAGCGGTGCTGAGCCCTCGATCCAGGCCAGCATCCATGTCCTCAAGGTCGGCGGCAGCTACGTGCAGGGCGGCATGGGCAAGTCTGACATTACCTtccccatcatggccatgtgcATCAAGGAGGCCACCGTCAGCGGTTCGTTCCGATACGGCCCCGGTGACTACCCTCTGGCCATTCAGCTGGTTGCCACTGGCAAGGTCGACGTCAAGAAGCTTGTGACGGGCATTGTCGACTTCCagcaggctgaggaggcctttaagaaggtcaaggagggtgaggcGATCAAGGTGCTGATCAAGGGTCCCAACGAGGAGTAA
- a CDS encoding MARVEL domain-containing protein: MEQPVEKPQGDHVLHTPLWIMIIRGFQFLISLIIVGLCGRMIHDAYLDEEGFSLAVSILTWLAVAYVVFTEKIPSLRGAYHILAVLIVDGLLIILWLAAWAATASRRSKYVVPVTVGDCYDDGSVVNSKSCDVIFKRAVHTKRDVILTKIGLAMLSSIAGLGALVWVLFIATFVWTLLMFLRGRKEGRFAVGSSSTGTPTNNYQMETKISEAQPMNAPPQQFQGQPQPQQFQQPAPNGQFAPQQQQQPQFSPQPTPAPAYQQLPFQQPQSPYQQQGAYPPPQAPYSPQDQPQQQQFQGQPTYGQLPQQQQPQPQAPYQQPAPPQTYGSELDGQNQYTAPPPAVSPPPQQYQQQHYAPQ; the protein is encoded by the exons ATGGAGCAACCCGTGGAAAAGCCCCAGGGCGATCACGTCCTTCACACTCCCCTCTGGATCATGATAATCCGCGGTTTCCAattcctcatctccctcatcatcgtcggtcTCTGCGGTCGCATGATTCACGACGCCTACCTCGATGAAGAAGGCTTCTCCCTCGCTGTT TCTATCCTCACTTGGCTCGCAGTCGCCTACGTTGTCTTTACCGAAAAGATCCCCAGCCTTCGCGGCGCATACCACATCCTCGCtgtcctcatcgtcgatggGCTTCTCATCATTCTTTGGCTTGCTGCTTGGGCTGCTACTGCTTCGCGTCGGTCCAAGTATGTCGTGCCCGTCACTGTGGGTGACTGCTATGATGATGGAAGTGTTGTCAACAGCAAGAGCTGCGATGTCATCTTTAAGCGTGCTGTCCACACTAAGCGCGATGTCATCCTTACAAAGATTGGTCTTGCTATGTTGTCTTCCATCGCTGGTCTGGGCGCTCTCGTCTG GgtcctcttcatcgccacCTTTGTCTGGACTCTTCTCATGTTCCTCCGCGGCCGCAAGGAAGGCCGCTTCGCCGTGGGTAGCTCCAGCACTGGAACCCCTACCAACAACTACCAGATGGAGACCAAGATCTCCGAGGCCCAGCCCATGAACGCTCCTCCACAGCAATTCCAGGGCCAACCTCAGCCTCAACAGTTCCAGCAGCCTGCTCCCAACGGCCAGTTTGctccccagcagcagcagcagccgcagtTCTCTCCCCAGCCTACTCCCGCTCCGGCATACCAGCAGCTCCCCTTCCAACAACCCCAGAGCCCTTACCAGCAGCAGGGTGcttatcctcctcctcaggctcCTTACTCTCCCCAGGACCAGCCACAACAACAGCAGTTCCAGGGTCAGCCTACATATGGACAGctccctcagcagcagcagccccagCCGCAGGCTCCCTACCAACAGCCCGCGCCGCCTCAGACCTATGGAAGTGAGCTTGACGGCCAGAACCAGTAcactgctcctcctcctgccgTGTCGCCACCTCCTCAGCAGTATCAGCAACAGCATTATGCTCCGCAGTGA
- a CDS encoding Non-specific serine/threonine protein kinase has protein sequence MAPTQPSPESSTREQIIVEAWAQGLNVGAIVILILLVLCNYRHKALLHKLILSELLLALGHGFFAFFQEPEFGWVLSSTAALLYISYFVHNVIAWLKIRPFLPKWGSRVFIISLLAVQPFWVLETWANFQYHNNLGSRLLDTSRLFEPLARDPWWVFTTIKLVLAINDNYEFTIPKLVRISPRFGVMLLCLFVSIVFVVVDVVFMILVSKRGGLNPFWRLALVFKCASDVIFLDDFKSVLDRISESAMRKIATFSYRDDDNSQPTNPNRSTPGFSGFEFRRKSSRPAAYGNENGCFQGRGGSCASADDGHYEYATSYDHFLTEDGSPSGYRGQRKASEQGDTYPRDIGLGEREDGIPMEPLGPFTVRVSWHRLIKGPCKPTEVEAMQYVASHTTIPVPRIYAVHTETNGRIYIEMKYAQGDTLDSAWRRMPVDEKDTVFADIRQHVSSLRELQPPTRDIVSSALQNPAFDCRIGACYYGPLNQDEFHSLARGHLRMEDVAPFLGPEVAKVHTSHYKTHFTHADLAPRNIIVRRGRVVAIVDWEFAGWYPEYWEFTKANFNYFPGEGWEDCLRVALPCYETELIAEETLWTRLPEPGTKTTSYRNGVSVEHQGSSPSTAWLDARAGRQLSYLWSLALS, from the exons ATGGCGCCGACGCAGCCCAGTCCGGAAAGTAGCACGCGTGAGCAGATCATTGTTGAGGCGTGGGCTCAAGGCCTCAATGTCGGTGCCATTGTGATCCTCATCCTGCTGGTTTTGTGCAATTATCGCCACAAGGCTCTGCTGCATAAACTGATTCTCAGCGAA CTACTACTTGCTCTTGGACATGGGTTCTTTGCATTCTTTCAAGAACCCGAGTTTGGCTG GGTCCTCAGCAGCACAGCAGCTCTGCTGTACATCTCTTACTTTGTACACAATGTCATCGCCTGGCTCAAGATTAGACCATTCCTCCCAAAATGGGGTTCGCGAGTCTTCATAATCTCTCTCCTCGCCGTACAACCATTCTGGGTCCTCGAAACATGGGCCAACTTCCAATACCACAACAACCTCGGAAGCAGACTGTTGGATACGTCAAGGCTATTTGAGCCACTGGCAAGAGATCCCTGGTGGGTATTCACCACTATAAAGCTCGTCTTGGCCATCAACGACAACTACGAATTTACGATACCAAAGCTCGTTCGGATAAGCCCGCGGTTCGGCGTCATgcttctttgtctttttgTTTCCATCGTATTTGTTGTTGTGGATGTTGTCTTTATGATTCTGGTTTCGAAAAGAGGCGGTTTAAACCCATTTTGGCGG CTCGCCCTTGTGTTCAAGTGTGCATCCGATGTCATATTCCTAGACGACTTCAAGAGCGTTCTGGATCGTATCTCAGAGTCCGCTATGAGGAAGATTGCCACCTTCAGCTATCGAGATGATGACAATTCACAACCTACGAATCCGAACCGGTCAACGCCTGGCTTTTCTGGTTTCGAGTTCCGCCGtaagagctcaaggccagcagCATACGGAAATGAGAACGGATGTTTTCAAGGACGCGGAGGATCTTGTGCAAGCGCTGATGATGGCCATTACGAGTATGCAACCAGCTACGACCATTTTCTCACAGAGGATGGTAGCCCTAGTGGCTATAGGGGACAGAGAAAGGCTTCAGAACAAGGAGACACATATCCACGAG ATATTGGACTCGGGGAACGAGAAGACGGCATTCCCATGGAGCCG CTTGGCCCCTTTACAGTGAGAGTGAGCTGGCATCGCCTCATCAAGGGACCGTGCAAGCCTACCGAGGTGGAGGCCATGCAGTACGTCGCCTCGCACACAACGATTCCAGTGCCCAGGATCTACGCTGTCCATACCGAAACCAACGGTCGCATTTACATTGAGATGAAGTACGCCCAGGGAGACACCCTAGACAGTGCTTGGCGTCGCATGCCGGTGGACGAGAAGGATACCGTTTTTGCCGACATCAGGCAGCATGTGTCTTCCCTCCGTGAGCTTCAACCTCCGACCCGAGATATAGTCTCCTCGGCTCTTCAGAATCCCGCATTTGACTGCCGCATAGGAGCTTGCTACTATGGCCCCCTGAACCAGGATGAGTTCCACTCATTGGCCCGAGGGCATCTGCGCATGGAAGACGTCGCGCCTTTCCTTGGCCCAGAAGTGGCTAAAGTGCACACATCCCACTACAAAACTCACTTTACCCATGCAGACCTGGCACCGAGGAACATTATCGTACGGCGTGGGCGCGTCGTCGCTATCGTTGATTGGGAGTTTGCGGGATGGTATCCGGAGTACTGGGAATTCACCAAGGCAAACTTTAACTACTTTCCCGGCGAGGGCTGGGAGGATTGTCTTCGTGTTGCTCTTCCCTGCTATGAGACTGAGCTTATTGCCGAAGAGACTCTCTGGACAAGGCTGCCGGAGCCCGGTACAAAGACGACTTCATATCGTAACGGAGTTAGCGTTGAACACCAGGGCTCAAGCCCTTCAACAGCTTGGTTGGATGCCAGAGCAGGCCGTCAGCTGTCATATCTATGGTCTTTGGCCCTTTCTTGA
- a CDS encoding COX assembly mitochondrial protein — MAAMAAQNPSAPEERLGVPSRNPLPLSASQEAQVRDIFYQRVRKECAEEIKAFAACALGRTFTVSFACRPEHRTMNSCMKLHATQAEHDAAREEWFALRIERQRERERKAKMAAAQEEFMREWWGLPEHVRLSRQKEMEQRGERIHGLTAKDRPEK, encoded by the exons ATGGCCGCAATGGCCGCCCAGAACCCGTCGGCGCCGGAGGAGAGGCTGGGGGTGCCTTCGAGGAATCCGCTACCGCTGTCGGCATCGCAGGAGGCCCAGGTTAGAGATATCTTTTACCAGCGGGTCCGGAAGGAGTGTGCAGAGGAGATTAAGG CTTTTGCCGCCTGCGCCCTCGGCCGTACATTCACCGTCTCGTTCGCATGCCGCCCCGAGCACCGCACCATGAACAGCTGCATGAAGCTTCACGCGACGCAGGCCGAGCACGACGCCGCGCGGGAGGAGTGGTTCGCGTTGCGGATCGAGAGacagagggagagggagcgcaaggccaagatggcggCTGCGCAGGAAGAGTTTATGCGCGAGTGGTGGGGATTGCCTGAGCACGTCCGGCTGTCGAGgcagaaggagatggagcagAGGGGGGAGAGGATACACGGGCTCACAGCCAAGGACCGACCGGAGAAGTAA
- a CDS encoding U3 small nucleolar RNA-associated protein 11, producing MSSMRNAVARRPHRERAQPLERQRLGLLEKHKDYSLRAKDFNKKKAQLKALRDKAAERNEDEFYFGMLSRKGPGNRVKDGKKWSGTVQGDRGNKVLDVDTVRLLKTQDIGYIRTMRQVVSKEVAKLEEQVVLTRGFDKLDEDEEEEQDDDDSEFDFATAPSKPKAPRKIVFMDDEGQREEVIQQKMDEDDQDAADKTFEGFDDEEKDDAELERAKSLRRLRLQLENARKKLQTLKTAEEELEIQRAKMAKTATSGGTTRKGKKIMVRTRKR from the exons ATGTCGTCCATGCGAAATGCCGTCGCACGGCGACCTCACCGCGAGCGAGCGCAACCGCTAGAGCGTCAACGTCTCGGTCTTCTTGAGAAGCACAAG GATTACTCTCTTCGAGCCAAGGActtcaacaagaagaaggcgcaGCTCAAGGCCCTTCGCGACAAGGCGGCCGAACGAAACGAGGATGAATTCTACTTTGGCATGCTGTCCCGCAAGGGACCTGGAAACCGcgtcaaggatggcaagaaGTGGTCTGGAACTGTCCAGGGCGATCGAGGAAACAAGGTGCTCGATGTCGATACCGTGCGCCTACTCAAGACGCAAGACATTGGCTACATTCGGACGATGCGCCAGGTTGTGTCGAAGGAAGTTGCcaagctggaggagcaggTGGTTCTCACACGGGGATTCGACAAgctcgacgaggatgaggaggaggaacaagatgacgacgacagcgAGTTCGACTTTGCCACAGCGCCCTCGAAACCGAAAGCACCCCGAAAGATTGTGTTCATGGACGACGAAGGACAACGGGAGGAGGTAATACAACAAAagatggacgaggacgaccaaGACGCCGCGGACAAGACGTTTGAAGGCTTTGACGACGAAGAAAAGGATGATGCAGAGCTTGAGCGCGCCAAGTCTCTCCGCCGTCTACGGCTACAACTCGAAAACGCCCGCAAGAAGCTCCAGACCCTGAAaacggccgaggaggaactcGAGATTCAGCGCGCAAAGATGGCAAAGACGGCGACGTCGGGAGGAACCACacgcaagggcaagaagattATGGTTCGGACACGAAAGCGATAA
- a CDS encoding Alpha-1,2-Mannosidase, which produces MGVGLPFTPSRAILSLLITFLVFYCFWSSPSYGRRNIPYVPSSYDWSRHVHKQPVSPSGRVGLPRGIPLELPRIQHDFSAGDLRKRDLDTAKQRRDEIKRAFRKTWTAYEKYAWGRDELAPLTLDGRDTFSGWAATIVDNLDTLWIMGMKKEFYKAVGYVAQMDWDQPTSDGFNVFETTIRHLGGLLSAYELSGEGVLLRKAVELGDLLYATFDNSEHMPPHTIKFRHLKKGEGHPEPRQSTASLGSMSLEFTRLAQRTGDARYYDAIDRITQAFKRTQNETSLPGLWPLRIDAWNGFKVNDDTFGFGANGDSLYEYLIKEYVLLQGLEPKYKDMYLDAADAGMKHLIFRPMLPDKDDILMLGEASLFREKVRLKTDVEHLTCFAGGMYAIGGKVLGRDDHVVVGEKLARGCARAYAAYPSGLMPEIVNLQACPSWEPCEFAPRSKKEPLGFQARDRAYLLRPEAIESIFILYRITGNQEFRDIAWTMWTAIRQAAETSEAFAAVEDVTREDVKLKDYMESFWLAETLKYFFLIFSDEDVISLDEWVFNTEAHPLMRTAVRSSRRSR; this is translated from the coding sequence ATGGGCGTGGGATTACCGTTTACCCCGTCTAGGGCCATTCTTTCGCTCCTTATTACCTTTTTGGTCTTTTACTGCTTTTGGAGCAGCCCATCATACGGTCGCCGCAATATCCCATATGTTCCCAGCAGCTATGACTGGAGCCGGCACGTCCACAAGCAGCCCGTGAGCCCCTCTGGGCGGGTTGGTCTACCCCGTGGCATCCCTCTCGAATTACCCCGGATTCAGCATGATTTCTCGGCCGGCGACCTCAGGAAACGAGACCTCGACACGGCCAAGCAACGGCGAGATGAGATCAAGCGAGCTTTCCGAAAGACTTGGACTGCGTATGAAAAGTATGCATGGGGTCGGGATGAATTGGCGCCGCTTACTTTGGACGGGCGCGATACCTTTAGTGGATGGGCTgccaccatcgtcgacaaCCTCGATACCTTGTGGATCATGGGTATGAAGAAAGAGTTTTACAAGGCTGTTGGTTATGTTGCACAGATGGACTGGGACCAACCTACCAGCGACGGATTCAACGTCTTTGAGACCACGATCAGGCATCTCGGAGGTTTGTTGTCAGCTTATGAGCTCAGCGGGGAGGGCGTCTTGCTAAGAAAAGCGGTTGAGCTGGGCGATCTGTTGTACGCAACATTCGACAATTCCGAGCATATGCCACCGCACACCATCAAATTTCGCCATCTCAAGAAAGGCGAAGGTCATCCGGAGCCCAGGCAAAGTACCGCCAGCCTGGGCAGCATGAGTTTGGAGTTTACTCGTCTTGCGCAGCGAACTGGCGACGCCCGGTACTATGACGCCATCGATCGGATTACCCAGGCTTTTAAGCGGACACAGAACGAGACGTCTCTCCCTGGCCTTTGGCCTCTCCGAATCGATGCTTGGAATGGATTCAAGGTGAACGACGACACATTTGGGTTTGGTGCCAATGGAGATTCTCTATACGAGTATCTCATCAAGGAATATGTCTTGTTGCAGGGACTGGAGCCCAAGTATAAAGACATGTACCTCGATGCTGCCGATGCAGGCATGAAGCATTTGATCTTCCGACCGATGCTGCCAGACAAGGACGACATTCTCATGCTGGGAGAGGCTAGCTTGTTCAGAGAGAAGGTGAGGTTGAAGACGGACGTTGAGCATCTGACTTGTTTCGCTGGAGGTATGTATGCCATCGGAGGCAAGGTCCTTGGACGGGATGaccatgtcgtcgtcggcgaaAAGCTGGCTCGCGGGTGCGCGCGCGCATATGCTGCGTATCCCTCCGGCCTCATGCCCGAAATTGTCAACCTCCAAGCCTGTCCAAGCTGGGAACCCTGCGAATTCGCACCGCGATCGAAAAAGGAGCCCCTAGGTTTCCAAGCCCGCGACAGGGCATACCTCCTCCGCCCGGAAGCCATCGAAAGCATCTTTATCCTCTACCGCATCACTGGCAACCAAGAGTTCCGCGACATTGCGTGGACCATGTGGACGGCGATCCGGCAGGCGGCAGAGACGAGTGAGGCGTTTGCGGCGGTTGAGGACGTGACGAGGGAGGATGTGAAGCTCAAGGATTACATGGAGAGCTTCTGGCTGGCCGAGACGCTCAAgtacttcttcctcatcttttCCGACGAGGATGTTATCAGTCTTGATGAGTGGGTGTTTAACACGGAGGCTCACCCACTGATGAGAACGGCTGTTAGAAGTTCTAGAAGGTCAAGATAA
- a CDS encoding NACHT domain-containing protein, giving the protein MPDLEPLAALGLACSVMQTLTFAGQTLSLCKKIYNDGQPDPALNDYGLELTKISETLKNNLNTGSGVLSSDDLALRDTAEKCLEVATNLAQEMQNLSPQNGQKGVRISIRLGFKTVFRKSRLEQLEISLRNIQSTMNTQLLVRTLNRVDASTIEQQGVLTDSRRLLQDTIQQCSSKNENKLDLIAQGNTETRDQLLQAMNNAQSRVEAHIKSESSKNTQLLQTQITTVESSTQRQFDQFQEWKDKQNEEVNYQRLLQSLKFESMEERKNQITGNYPQTYRWIFEEPDEEPDEEPPLSEWTTVDEDDSTGGFSPRSSPNGEGGHWDSFVDWLESKCHIYWISGKPGSGKSTLMKFVSSNPKTKRLLGNWQSEVQIFSHYFWKAGSEMQQSLKGLLCSLMYQIFCENRQMALNYLHKTRGICQKPSSNADWDTEKLEALLQNCVSESKSGICLFIDGLDEFSPQADYHDLLFLLDRLSGPRVKLCLSSRPEQVLRNHLQVHANLRMQDLTENDMRKYAAGCLRRAISPTDQKLHIKAFVDFIICRADGVFLWVVLVSKSLARGIENGDSDAELRQRLESMPGDLAALYKDMWSRLNDDRGIYQKSSSWFFNIIFAAEYTAEKTGRSRTLKCLKQGSVSVFELMAATDATVLDRFLDRGEEFPTAEIDKRCSHVARAVEIRSAGLLEVSNELSRGNSLEHYADMQVLFIHRTARDFLLENEDGRRLWQTREISVNDARTRLIRACLLRCHVWPFLQDTGQFPRYRELSSFLLSASRTVDKDGVPPEDLTSAIEGAYETRRLWSDFVRMGLKARNLPRRDPELIEAEFLLWAGLSGLVRYTAGRIPQVQPRIGPGVVLGALLYGFCARVEDHGDEETVYEDRGPLIQCLLQQGAAPNGNNDALTSPWVLYLSTTFNRLSWYRAAMRSSFRRKASGEVPKTLRAFLEAGASLLGNIPVLVSLTGTQLSYKCVQACPEESPFATYDPSMVILSVNHVWLINGILEQLDPEANVANIGHEQVQPCARVVMAAHKANIQDDRPRCWSMPDEDASKITAQIVSRLRGSARVSTMAREEAMRQLQGMMSEVKGRSKLVDEDEVPRFFREGKNFSPVW; this is encoded by the coding sequence ATGCCTGACCTCGAGCCTCTGGCAGCCCTCGGACTTGCCTGCAGCGTCATGCAGACGCTAACGTTCGCTGGGCAGACTCTCTCGCTGTGCAAGAAGATCTACAACGATGGACAGCCGGACCCTGCTCTCAACGACTACGGTCTAGAACTGACAAAAATCTCCGAGACGCTTAAAAACAATCTGAACACAGGCAGTGGTGTTCTTTCGAGCGATGATCTGGCTCTTCGGGACACAGCAGAAAAGTGCCTCGAGGTCGCAACCAACTTGGCCCAAGAGATGCAGAATCTTTCACCTCAAAACGGGCAGAAAGGAGTTCGAATCAGTATCCGACTCGGATTCAAAACAGTCTTTCGAAAATCGCGCCTGGAGCAGTTGGAAATCAGTCTCAGAAATATCCAATCGACCATGAACACTCAACTTCTTGTGAGGACACTTAATCGAGTTGATGCCTCTACAATCGAGCAGCAAGGCGTTCTCACAGACTCACGCCGCCTTCTGCAAGACACAATCCAGCAGTGCTCTTCGAAAAACGAAAACAAGCTCGATCTGATTGCTCAGGGAAATACGGAAACGCGAGATCAACTGCTCCAGGCCATGAACAATGCGCAATCTCGCGTGGAAGCGCACATCAAGTCTGAGTCGTCCAAGAACACCCAGCTATTACAAACACAAATCACTACTGTCGAAAGTAGCACCCAACGGCAATTTGACCAATTCCAGGAATGGAAGGACAAGCAAAATGAGGAAGTCAATTATCAGCGCCTGCTACAAAGCCTCAAATTCGAAAGTATGGAGGAACGAAAGAATCAAATCACTGGGAACTATCCTCAAACATACCGCTGGATATTCGAGGAACCGGACGAGGAACCGGACGAGGAACCCCCCCTTTCAGAGTGGACAACTGTTGATGAGGACGATTCTACGGGTGGCTTCTCACCGAGATCCAGTCCCAATGGGGAAGGAGGACACTGGGACAGCTTTGTGGACTGGCTGGAATCCAAATGCCACATCTACTGGATCTCTGGCAAGCCAGGCTCGGGGAAGAGCACTCTGATGAAGTTCGTCTCATCCAATCCCAAGACGAAAAGGCTTTTGGGCAACTGGCAGTCCGAAGTCCAGATTTTCTCGCACTACTTCTGGAAAGCAGGATCAGAGATGCAACAAAGTTTGAAGGGTCTGCTATGCTCTTTGATGTACCAGATCTTTTGTGAGAACCGACAGATGGCTTTGAATTACCTTCACAAGACACGTGGCATCTGCCAGAAACCGTCATCAAACGCGGATTGGGACACAGAGAAACTAGAGGCTCTTCTTCAAAACTGCGTTTCTGAATCTAAAAGTGGCATTTGTCTGTTCATTGACGGCTTGGACGAATTCTCCCCTCAAGCGGACTATCAtgatcttctcttcctcctggaCAGGCTCTCGGGACCACGAGTCAAACTATGTCTTTCGAGTCGCCCAGAACAGGTCTTGCGAAACCATCTCCAGGTTCACGCAAATCTCAGAATGCAGGACTTGACGGAAAATGACATGAGAAAATATGCTGCAGGATGCTTGCGCCGGGCCATCTCACCAACAGACCAGAAACTACACATCAAAGCTTTCGTGGATTTCATCATCTGCAGGGCCGATGGGGTATTCCTCTGGGTTGTTCTAGTTTCAAAGAGTCTTGCAAGGGGAATCGAGAACGGTGACTCTGATGCTGAACTCAGGCAGAGACTTGAGTCGATGCCGGGAGACCTAGCAGCACTGTATAAAGACATGTGGTCGAGGCTAAACGATGACCGTGGGATTTACCAGAAGAGTTCGTCTTGGTTCTTTAACATCATTTTTGCGGCAGAATATACGGCGGAGAAGACTGGGCGCTCCAGAACCCTCAAGTGTCTGAAGCAAGGGTCGGTGTCTGTCTTCGAGCTGATGGCTGCCACCGACGCGACTGTCTTGGATCGATTCTTGGACCGTGGTGAGGAGTTCCCCACCGCAGAGATTGATAAGAGATGCTCTCACGTTGCGAGGGCAGTCGAGATCCGATCAGCTGGACTTCTTGAAGTGTCCAACGAGCTTTCCAGGGGGAACAGTCTGGAGCACTATGCAGATATGCAGGTCCTGTTCATTCACCGGACAGCTCGCGACTTTCTCCTTGAAAATGAGGACGGGCGGCGCCTCTGGCAGACCCGCGAGATATCCGTAAATGACGCCCGTACGAGACTGATCAGAGCTTGCCTACTGCGTTGCCACGTTTGGCCGTTTCTTCAGGACACCGGACAATTTCCCAGATACAGAGAGCTTAGCTCATTTCTACTCTCAGCCAGCCGTACCGTGGACAAGGATGGTGTTCCTCCAGAAGATCTCACATCGGCCATTGAGGGGGCCTACGAGACCAGAAGACTGTGGTCAGATTTCGTAAGGATGGGTCTAAAGGCGCGGAACTTACCAAGGCGAGATCCGGAATTGATCGAGGCCGAATTTCTGCTCTGGGCAGGCTTGTCAGGGCTCGTGCGCTACACTGCCGGTCGAATACCACAGGTGCAACCGAGGATTGGCCCTGGTGTGGTCCTGGGTGCGCTTCTGTACGGCTTTTGCGCTAGAGTGGAGGATCATGGGGATGAAGAAACTGTGTATGAGGACCGAGGCCCATTGATTCAGTGCCTGTTACAGCAGGGTGCTGCCCCCAATGGCAACAATGATGCCTTGACAAGCCCCTGGGTTCTCTATCTCAGCACAACCTTCAACAGACTTTCGTGGTACAGGGCAGCTATGCGCTCAAGCTTTCGCCGCAAAGCCTCTGGAGAGGTCCCGAAGACTTTGAGGGCGTTTCTTGAAGCAGGCGCTTCCCTCTTAGGCAATATTCCAGTGCTAGTTTCGCTCACTGGCACTCAGCTTAGCTACAAATGCGTCCAGGCTTGTCCAGAAGAGTCCCCCTTTGCTACCTATGATCCGTCTATGGTCATCCTCAGTGTCAACCACGTATGGCTGATCAATGGAATTCTCGAGCAGCTCGATCCAGAGGCCAACGTGGCGAACATAGGGCACGAGCAAGTGCAACCATGTGCCAGGGTAGTAATGGCCGCGCACAAAGCGAACATACAAGATGACCGGCCTCGATGCTGGTCAATGCCTGATGAGGATGCTTCGAAGATCACCGCCCAGATTGTTTCCCGTTTAAGAGGTTCTGCTAGGGTCTCTACCATGGCTCGAGAGGAGGCGATGAGGCAACTGCAAGGCATGATGTCAGAGGTCAAAGGAAGAAGCAAGCTGGTTGACGAAGATGAAGTTCCGAGGTTCTTCAGAGAGGGGAAAAACTTCAGCCCTGTGTGGTGA